The following are from one region of the Phormidium sp. PBR-2020 genome:
- a CDS encoding DUF3368 domain-containing protein, producing MIVVSDTSALSNLAVVNHLWLLEVIYQRVIIPDVVARELAAARNPIIPAILQVGWIQTQPLTHSQLANQLQQERGLDAGEANAIALALELQADDLLIDERLGRQEALRLGLSIIGILGILLVAKQRNLIPQVKPIMDALINEAGFRVSPQLYQRVLALAQEPD from the coding sequence ATGATTGTTGTCAGCGATACGTCTGCTCTTTCCAATCTTGCCGTTGTTAATCATCTCTGGTTGCTAGAAGTAATTTATCAAAGGGTGATTATTCCTGACGTTGTGGCTAGAGAACTAGCAGCCGCCCGCAATCCGATCATTCCAGCTATTCTACAAGTTGGCTGGATTCAAACCCAACCCCTCACCCACTCCCAACTCGCGAACCAACTGCAACAAGAACGAGGATTAGATGCTGGAGAAGCAAATGCGATCGCCTTGGCACTGGAGTTACAAGCGGATGATCTACTGATTGATGAACGCTTGGGACGGCAAGAAGCTCTGCGGTTAGGGCTGTCTATCATTGGTATCCTGGGCATTCTGCTGGTTGCCAAACAAAGAAACCTCATCCCCCAGGTTAAACCTATTATGGATGCGCTGATCAACGAGGCTGGTTTTCGCGTCAGCCCCCAACTTTATCAGCGTGTCTTAGCCCTTGCTCAAGAGCCTGATTAA
- a CDS encoding AIPR family protein: MTIFKTLQDPKLLPKINHAYVLVRLYQLPRDNQDFVQQITYATNSQNPVDLKDLRANDERQKQLELDIQQLGFQYRRKRSDNSTRATDITSGVAAEAVLSVWRKRPHQAKFFSREHFGKLYDVIFTNDLNGSQVILAVLLYRIAENRRKRPESNDPVLVRYGSCFLAMQMGRRLLGDMGVEIQDISHRNFQTAQELIEQHRYRYFNDAVADVQRALQSLYGEQDISLQQLSATFRRGDLISRL, translated from the coding sequence ATGACTATTTTCAAGACTTTGCAAGACCCCAAGTTATTGCCTAAAATCAATCATGCTTATGTTTTAGTGCGACTGTATCAACTCCCCCGTGACAATCAAGACTTCGTGCAACAAATTACCTATGCCACCAATAGCCAAAATCCCGTCGATTTGAAAGATTTACGAGCGAATGATGAACGGCAAAAACAACTCGAACTCGATATTCAGCAGTTGGGATTCCAGTACCGGCGCAAGCGTTCTGATAACAGTACCCGAGCCACCGATATCACCTCAGGAGTCGCAGCGGAAGCGGTGTTATCAGTTTGGAGAAAACGACCACATCAAGCTAAATTTTTCTCTCGGGAGCATTTTGGCAAACTCTATGATGTCATCTTTACTAATGATTTGAATGGCTCTCAAGTGATTCTGGCGGTTCTCCTCTACCGAATTGCTGAAAATCGTCGCAAACGTCCAGAGTCAAATGACCCCGTCTTGGTACGCTATGGATCTTGTTTTCTGGCGATGCAGATGGGGAGAAGACTTTTAGGAGATATGGGGGTTGAGATTCAGGATATTAGTCATCGGAATTTCCAGACGGCTCAGGAGTTAATTGAACAACATCGTTATAGGTATTTTAATGATGCCGTGGCGGATGTTCAACGGGCGCTTCAGAGTCTGTATGGGGAGCAAGATATTTCTTTACAGCAGCTTTCTGCAACCTTTCGGCGGGGGGATTTAATTAGTAGACTGTAA
- a CDS encoding UPF0175 family protein, whose amino-acid sequence MQITLNLPDSLSQTETFNQKDWLREIAVALFEQERVSLSRASTIATMEIMEFQKLLAERGICVHYDVADFEQDVQHLRDRGWL is encoded by the coding sequence ATGCAAATTACTCTGAATCTACCGGATAGCCTTAGCCAAACTGAAACCTTTAATCAGAAGGACTGGCTTAGGGAAATTGCGGTGGCCCTGTTTGAGCAAGAGCGGGTTTCTCTCAGCCGTGCCAGCACAATTGCGACAATGGAGATTATGGAGTTTCAAAAGCTGCTGGCAGAGCGTGGTATCTGTGTTCACTACGATGTAGCAGATTTTGAACAGGATGTCCAGCACCTGCGCGATCGCGGCTGGTTATGA
- the dnaK gene encoding molecular chaperone DnaK, giving the protein MGRVVGIDLGTTNSVVAVMEGGKPVVIANAEGMRTTPSVVGFSKDGERLVGQLARRQTVLNPQNTFYSIKRFVGRKYTELDPVSKRVPYTIRRDDFGNVKIACPRMRRDFAPEELSAMILRKLADDAQRYLGEEVTGAVITVPAYFNDAQRQATRDAGRIAGLDVKRILNEPTAASLAYGLDRADSQTILVFDLGGGTFDVSVLEVGDGVFEVKATSGDTQLGGNDFDKKIVDYLAEQFLETEKIDLRRDRQALQRLTEAAEKAKIELSGVGVTDINLPFITATEEGPKHIETRLSRGQFEGLCGDLLRRLRLPVKQAVIDAGLHPRQIDEIVLVGGSTRMPMVEDLVRNLIRKEPNQNVNPDEVVAIGGAIQAGILDGEIADVLLLDVTPLSVGLETVGGVMKKLIPRNTTIPVRRSDIFSTSENNQSQVEIHITQGEREMAADNKSLGRFKLTGIPPAPRGVPQIQVAFDIDANGILQVSALDRATGREQSITVQGASTLNEAEIQNAIRQADKFAETDRLRREKVDRRNRAEALAARAERELRSVALDFGLSFAQGTRRRVEALVRELRDSLARNDERGLDLASASLQDALYELTREVSEYSLEAKGDGFFDNIRRTIVGDDDPNYGFEERRPSRRSPPPDRISRMSRTNAYDEDWGDDDDWF; this is encoded by the coding sequence ATGGGAAGAGTCGTCGGCATTGACCTAGGCACCACGAACTCAGTTGTCGCTGTTATGGAAGGCGGCAAACCCGTCGTCATCGCCAATGCAGAAGGAATGCGGACGACCCCTTCGGTGGTGGGGTTCAGTAAGGACGGAGAACGGCTCGTGGGGCAGCTAGCACGTCGTCAGACCGTCCTTAACCCGCAAAATACCTTTTATTCCATTAAACGCTTTGTGGGGCGCAAATACACCGAATTAGACCCAGTCTCGAAGCGAGTGCCCTATACCATCCGCCGCGATGACTTTGGCAATGTCAAAATTGCCTGTCCCCGCATGAGACGAGATTTCGCCCCGGAGGAACTCTCAGCCATGATTCTGCGGAAACTGGCTGATGATGCCCAACGGTATCTCGGGGAAGAGGTGACCGGGGCCGTGATTACCGTTCCCGCCTATTTCAATGATGCCCAACGCCAAGCCACACGAGATGCTGGACGAATTGCCGGCTTAGACGTCAAACGAATTCTCAACGAACCCACCGCCGCCTCCCTGGCTTATGGCTTAGATCGCGCTGACAGTCAAACCATTTTGGTGTTCGACTTGGGGGGAGGCACCTTTGATGTCTCGGTGTTGGAAGTGGGCGATGGTGTGTTTGAAGTCAAAGCCACCAGCGGCGATACGCAACTGGGGGGGAATGACTTTGACAAGAAAATTGTCGATTACCTGGCCGAACAGTTCCTAGAAACCGAAAAAATTGACCTACGGCGCGATCGCCAAGCCCTACAACGCCTCACCGAAGCCGCCGAGAAAGCCAAAATCGAACTCAGCGGTGTGGGCGTCACCGACATTAACCTCCCCTTCATCACCGCCACCGAAGAGGGGCCGAAACATATCGAAACCCGTCTCAGTCGCGGTCAATTTGAAGGACTTTGTGGCGACTTACTGCGTCGTCTGCGGCTACCGGTAAAACAAGCCGTCATTGATGCTGGGTTACATCCCCGACAAATCGATGAAATCGTCCTGGTGGGGGGTTCAACGCGAATGCCCATGGTGGAGGATTTGGTGCGCAATCTCATCCGCAAGGAACCGAATCAGAACGTCAACCCCGATGAAGTGGTGGCCATTGGCGGCGCGATTCAGGCGGGAATCCTCGATGGGGAAATTGCCGATGTCCTATTACTCGATGTCACCCCTCTCTCGGTGGGCTTGGAAACCGTCGGCGGCGTGATGAAAAAGCTGATTCCTCGCAACACAACCATTCCCGTACGGCGATCGGATATCTTCTCAACCTCAGAAAACAACCAAAGTCAAGTTGAGATTCATATCACCCAAGGGGAACGGGAGATGGCCGCCGATAACAAATCCCTCGGCCGCTTTAAGTTAACCGGGATTCCCCCAGCCCCGCGAGGGGTTCCCCAAATTCAGGTGGCCTTCGACATTGATGCCAACGGCATTTTACAAGTCAGCGCCCTCGATCGCGCCACCGGACGAGAACAGAGTATCACCGTCCAGGGGGCCTCAACCCTCAACGAAGCGGAAATCCAAAACGCCATCCGTCAGGCGGACAAATTCGCCGAAACCGATCGCCTAAGACGGGAGAAAGTCGATCGCCGCAACCGCGCCGAAGCCCTCGCCGCCCGCGCCGAACGAGAATTACGCTCCGTCGCCCTAGATTTTGGCCTCTCCTTTGCCCAAGGCACTCGCCGCCGCGTCGAAGCCCTCGTGCGGGAACTCCGCGATAGTCTCGCCCGCAACGACGAACGGGGCTTAGACTTAGCCTCCGCCAGTTTGCAAGATGCCCTCTACGAACTGACACGGGAAGTGTCGGAATACTCCCTAGAGGCTAAAGGCGACGGCTTTTTCGACAATATCCGGCGCACCATTGTCGGCGACGACGATCCCAATTATGGCTTTGAGGAACGCCGCCCCAGCCGTCGCAGTCCCCCCCCCGATCGCATCTCCCGCATGTCTCGCACCAATGCCTATGATGAAGATTGGGGCGACGACGATGACTGGTTCTAA
- a CDS encoding Rpn family recombination-promoting nuclease/putative transposase produces MAKVADIGSKRLIGLAPETWVKWVTQQEDVRVVDFLNSDFQWVSRENDVLLRVQSTEHGEFLVLNELQLRCDPRMPRRIRAYVALAEERYNLPIYPVLVNILPPSGNPKIPTSYRSEFLGLQAVQDYRVINLWEVDVEIVFRDRLSALLPFVPVLRGGNQPDVIRQAVGALREDQQLQELEPLLSFFASFVLESDLVRQIMRWDMVVLRESPWYQEILKEGLQQGQMQIVMRQLSRRLGEIPLDLRQQIEGLSEAEIDELLEASLTQFESLQDLRTWLTQANR; encoded by the coding sequence ATGGCAAAAGTCGCTGATATTGGCAGTAAACGACTGATTGGCTTAGCCCCGGAAACCTGGGTCAAATGGGTGACACAGCAAGAAGATGTCAGAGTCGTGGATTTTCTCAACTCTGATTTTCAATGGGTTAGTCGGGAGAATGATGTCCTGTTGCGGGTTCAGAGTACCGAACATGGAGAGTTTCTGGTTCTCAATGAACTCCAACTGCGTTGTGATCCCCGAATGCCGCGACGAATCCGGGCCTACGTCGCCCTCGCTGAGGAGCGATATAATTTACCTATCTATCCGGTGTTGGTCAATATCTTGCCCCCTTCGGGCAACCCTAAGATTCCCACAAGCTACCGTTCGGAGTTTCTAGGACTGCAAGCGGTTCAGGACTATCGGGTGATTAACCTGTGGGAGGTGGATGTGGAGATCGTCTTCCGCGATCGCCTTTCTGCCTTGCTTCCCTTTGTGCCAGTATTGCGGGGAGGAAACCAGCCGGATGTGATTCGACAAGCGGTGGGAGCGTTGAGAGAGGATCAACAGTTACAGGAACTCGAACCCCTCCTCTCGTTTTTCGCCTCCTTCGTCCTCGAATCAGATCTAGTTCGACAAATCATGAGGTGGGATATGGTTGTGTTAAGAGAATCACCCTGGTATCAGGAAATTTTGAAGGAAGGACTGCAACAGGGACAGATGCAGATCGTGATGCGGCAACTCTCTCGTCGCCTGGGAGAGATTCCCCTGGATCTGCGTCAACAGATTGAGGGCTTGTCGGAGGCAGAAATCGATGAGCTTTTAGAGGCGTCCCTCACCCAATTTGAGAGTTTGCAGGACTTGCGGACTTGGTTAACTCAAGCCAACCGCTAA
- a CDS encoding IS66 family transposase, translating to MEESITIGGIKIPRADWEKTPESVKNLVSNLEQRIAAIEERLGLNASNSSIPPSKQPPQAKAEKKDKGSGRKRGGQKGHKGFGRDLYEPSQCSEIIEHQPETCKHCQAPLRGEDPQPYRHQIVEIPPVEPVVTEHRLHALTCQCCGQTTRAQLPEEVNPSGYGERLQSLVGLLSGAYRLSHNQVKTLMADLWQVHLSTGTVNRIRQRVSQQLSQVVNEARAYVMASDQVNVDETSWSQNNGDGNNPENSLGWLWVAVACQVAVYQVSLSRSRGSLEALLGKNFAGVVTSDRYGVYKQYPVEQRQVCWAHLIRDFQRMAQRRGVSKEIGEALLKQARRLFGWWHRVRDGTLSRELFEAAVARLRQRVHQLLTEAASLCDSSRERTPLARTARTCQEILKVEPALWTFVEVESVEPTNNAAERALRTAVIWRDLSYGSWSRAGSEFVERLLTVVTSLRLQERPLLEFLIQVLRSEPVSLLPLPPE from the coding sequence ATGGAAGAGAGCATAACCATAGGCGGCATCAAGATTCCTCGCGCGGACTGGGAAAAGACCCCAGAAAGCGTGAAAAATTTGGTGAGCAATCTTGAGCAACGAATCGCCGCTATCGAAGAACGTCTGGGACTCAACGCCTCAAACAGCTCCATCCCCCCCTCAAAACAACCTCCCCAAGCCAAAGCCGAGAAGAAAGACAAAGGAAGCGGACGTAAACGGGGAGGGCAAAAAGGACACAAAGGATTTGGACGAGACTTATACGAACCGAGTCAGTGCAGCGAGATCATTGAGCATCAACCCGAGACTTGCAAGCATTGCCAAGCGCCCTTAAGAGGAGAAGACCCCCAGCCGTACCGCCATCAGATTGTGGAAATTCCCCCAGTCGAGCCAGTGGTGACCGAACACCGACTTCACGCCTTGACCTGTCAGTGCTGCGGTCAAACCACTCGCGCCCAATTGCCCGAAGAGGTTAACCCCAGTGGTTATGGAGAGCGCCTCCAAAGTCTGGTAGGGCTGCTGAGTGGAGCCTATCGTCTCAGTCACAATCAAGTCAAAACACTGATGGCAGACTTGTGGCAAGTGCACCTGAGTACGGGAACGGTTAACCGTATCCGTCAACGAGTCAGTCAGCAACTCAGCCAGGTGGTCAATGAAGCCCGAGCCTATGTCATGGCCAGTGACCAGGTGAATGTGGATGAAACCAGCTGGAGTCAAAACAACGGTGATGGGAACAATCCCGAAAACAGCTTGGGCTGGTTGTGGGTGGCAGTGGCCTGCCAAGTAGCGGTCTATCAAGTAAGCCTCAGCCGGAGTCGCGGGAGCCTCGAAGCTCTATTAGGAAAGAATTTTGCGGGTGTAGTTACCAGTGACCGGTATGGGGTCTACAAGCAATATCCGGTTGAGCAACGGCAAGTGTGTTGGGCCCACTTGATACGAGATTTTCAACGAATGGCTCAACGCCGTGGGGTCTCCAAGGAGATTGGTGAAGCTCTGCTTAAACAAGCTCGGCGTCTGTTCGGCTGGTGGCACCGAGTGCGGGATGGAACCTTATCAAGAGAGTTATTCGAGGCGGCCGTGGCACGGCTGCGTCAAAGGGTTCACCAGTTGCTCACTGAAGCGGCTAGCCTTTGTGATTCGAGCCGAGAGCGAACGCCCTTGGCCCGAACCGCACGCACCTGCCAGGAAATTTTAAAGGTTGAACCGGCCTTGTGGACGTTTGTTGAGGTCGAATCCGTTGAGCCGACCAACAATGCAGCCGAGCGCGCTTTACGCACGGCGGTCATTTGGCGTGACTTGAGTTATGGCTCCTGGTCTCGTGCGGGCAGTGAGTTTGTCGAACGCTTGCTGACGGTGGTTACGTCTTTACGGTTGCAGGAACGCCCCCTGTTGGAGTTCTTGATTCAGGTTTTGCGTTCTGAGCCAGTTTCTCTCCTCCCTCTACCCCCTGAATAG
- a CDS encoding J domain-containing protein, giving the protein MQNFRDYYKILGVPRDASTEEIKRSYRRLARKYHPDMNPGDKSAEERFKDIGEAYNVLSDAAKRSQYDQFSRFLNQKKAKRRPVARSPRSTAPADARFEQYADFNSFLDDLLNRRPNARTAPQPPPGTRLRVDSPDAFRTRTTKTAYTVSRPTPQDVEARLTLPLEKAYTGGRERIRLEDGRSLEVTMPPGMVTGQRIRLKGQGNHGGDLYLKITVAPHPLFRVEGADIVCTLPVTPSEAVLAAKVEVKTLDGLVKVGLPNGVKSGQRLRLAGKGYLTRDGRRGDQLVEVQIVTPREISPEERELYEKLRSLETFNPRRDG; this is encoded by the coding sequence ATGCAAAACTTCCGCGATTACTACAAGATACTGGGAGTTCCCCGAGACGCGTCGACTGAGGAAATTAAACGCTCCTACCGGCGGCTGGCCCGGAAGTACCACCCGGATATGAATCCGGGGGATAAGTCAGCTGAGGAGCGATTTAAGGACATCGGGGAAGCCTACAATGTGCTATCCGATGCAGCGAAACGCAGTCAATACGACCAGTTCAGCCGCTTCCTCAATCAGAAGAAAGCCAAACGGCGACCGGTGGCCCGCAGTCCTCGCAGTACCGCCCCAGCGGATGCCCGTTTTGAGCAATATGCGGACTTTAACAGTTTCCTCGACGATCTCCTCAATCGTCGTCCCAATGCCCGCACCGCCCCGCAACCGCCCCCAGGCACTCGCTTACGGGTAGATAGCCCCGATGCCTTCCGCACCCGCACCACCAAAACGGCCTATACTGTCTCGCGGCCAACTCCCCAGGATGTGGAGGCGCGGCTGACGTTGCCCCTGGAGAAAGCCTACACCGGTGGACGGGAGCGGATTCGCTTGGAGGATGGGCGATCGCTCGAAGTGACGATGCCCCCCGGAATGGTGACGGGGCAACGGATTCGCCTCAAGGGCCAGGGCAATCATGGGGGAGATTTATATCTCAAGATTACCGTCGCCCCTCATCCTCTGTTCCGTGTTGAAGGGGCGGATATTGTCTGTACGCTTCCCGTCACCCCCTCGGAGGCGGTGTTGGCGGCGAAGGTGGAGGTGAAAACCCTCGATGGTTTAGTGAAGGTGGGACTTCCCAATGGGGTGAAGTCCGGGCAACGATTGCGGTTAGCCGGGAAAGGCTATCTGACGCGAGATGGCCGTCGGGGCGATCAGTTGGTGGAAGTGCAAATTGTCACCCCCCGAGAGATTAGTCCCGAGGAACGGGAACTCTACGAAAAACTGCGATCGCTCGAAACCTTCAATCCCCGCCGGGATGGCTAA
- a CDS encoding DUF1818 family protein — MAKILKQGPGWRLGYHPEAESYVGLLGGDDFAFELTQAEFDDFRRLLQQLSETIVAITPELMDEERITCEVESDRLWMEADGYPDDYRIRLILNSGRRCEGEWPPAVIPNLLQAVKMIDVF; from the coding sequence ATGGCTAAGATTCTCAAACAAGGCCCCGGCTGGCGACTGGGGTATCATCCTGAAGCCGAGTCCTATGTAGGCTTACTGGGGGGAGATGATTTCGCCTTTGAGTTAACGCAGGCGGAGTTTGATGACTTTCGGCGGTTGTTGCAACAACTGAGTGAGACGATTGTGGCCATTACGCCGGAGTTGATGGATGAAGAACGCATCACTTGCGAGGTGGAGAGCGATCGCCTGTGGATGGAGGCGGATGGCTATCCCGACGACTATCGAATTCGTCTAATCCTCAATAGTGGGCGGCGGTGTGAGGGAGAATGGCCCCCAGCAGTGATTCCGAATTTGCTTCAGGCGGTGAAAATGATAGATGTGTTTTAA
- a CDS encoding DUF433 domain-containing protein yields the protein MPILAPKSYIEYRDNAYWVEGNRISLDSIVYAFQKGLSPESIVQSFPLLTLEKVYGAIAFYLANRAEIDAYLAAEEKAFDAMPQPLQTTDPALYNKLIAAKAARQEINS from the coding sequence ATGCCTATTTTAGCACCTAAATCTTATATAGAATATCGTGATAATGCTTATTGGGTAGAGGGAAATCGGATTTCTCTCGATTCGATTGTTTATGCCTTTCAAAAAGGACTATCGCCCGAAAGCATTGTTCAATCTTTTCCATTGTTGACCCTTGAAAAGGTTTATGGCGCGATCGCCTTCTATCTTGCTAATCGTGCTGAGATTGATGCTTACTTGGCAGCAGAGGAAAAGGCATTTGACGCTATGCCCCAACCATTACAAACCACAGATCCTGCTTTGTATAATAAACTTATAGCAGCTAAGGCAGCAAGGCAGGAGATAAACTCGTGA
- the glyQ gene encoding glycine--tRNA ligase subunit alpha: MNFQNLILTLHQFWSDRGCAIAQPYDTEKGAGTMNPHTFLRAIGPEPWAVGYVEPCRRPTDGRYGENPNRYQHYYQYQVLIKPSPDNIQDLYLDSLRALGIRPEDRDIRFVEDNWESPTLGAWGVGWEVWLDGMEITQFTYFQQCGGIDCKPVAIEITYGLERLAMYLQEVEAFTEIQWADNLSYGDVHLQGEIEQCTYNFEASDPEMLFTLFGLYEQEAEQLTQRGLVAPSLDYVLKCSHTFNLLDARGVISVTERTRYIGRIRNLARRVAHLYLKQREELGFPLAKEVLAKSA, encoded by the coding sequence ATGAACTTTCAAAACCTGATCCTGACCCTACACCAGTTTTGGAGCGATCGCGGCTGTGCGATCGCCCAACCCTACGATACGGAAAAGGGGGCAGGAACCATGAATCCTCATACTTTCCTCCGGGCGATCGGGCCAGAACCTTGGGCCGTAGGCTATGTGGAACCCTGTCGCCGCCCCACTGACGGACGCTATGGGGAAAATCCCAACCGCTATCAACATTATTATCAGTACCAAGTTCTCATCAAACCCTCCCCGGACAATATCCAAGATCTCTATCTGGATTCCCTGCGGGCCTTAGGGATTCGCCCCGAGGATCGTGATATCCGCTTCGTGGAAGATAACTGGGAGTCGCCCACCCTCGGGGCTTGGGGAGTGGGTTGGGAAGTCTGGTTAGATGGGATGGAAATTACCCAATTTACCTATTTCCAACAATGTGGCGGCATTGACTGCAAACCCGTTGCCATTGAGATTACCTATGGCTTAGAACGGCTGGCGATGTATCTGCAAGAAGTCGAGGCGTTTACCGAGATTCAATGGGCCGACAACCTCAGTTATGGGGATGTTCATCTACAAGGGGAGATTGAACAATGTACCTATAACTTTGAAGCGTCCGATCCAGAGATGTTGTTTACCCTGTTTGGGTTATACGAACAGGAAGCCGAACAACTGACGCAGCGAGGATTAGTAGCCCCCAGTCTCGATTATGTCCTTAAATGCTCTCATACCTTCAACCTTCTTGATGCCCGAGGGGTGATTTCGGTGACGGAACGGACGCGCTATATTGGTCGGATTCGGAATTTAGCCCGACGGGTGGCTCATTTGTATCTCAAGCAGCGGGAGGAGTTAGGGTTTCCTCTGGCTAAGGAGGTTCTGGCTAAGTCGGCGTAG
- a CDS encoding DUF4926 domain-containing protein: protein MKPQYPLFSQAALTGDLPQYHLKRGDIAMIVEHYSMPEAQEDGYSLEGFDVPQVTIEVTASQMMPLSDYLRGEAILSKFRNLSEQRQKQLEEYLDFLLQKDQTTPAN from the coding sequence ATGAAACCTCAATATCCTCTATTTTCCCAAGCTGCTCTCACTGGAGACTTGCCCCAATATCACCTTAAACGGGGTGATATTGCCATGATTGTTGAACATTATTCTATGCCAGAAGCTCAAGAAGATGGCTATAGTTTAGAAGGATTTGATGTTCCTCAAGTCACCATTGAGGTGACAGCATCCCAGATGATGCCCCTGAGTGATTATTTAAGAGGGGAAGCAATTTTAAGTAAATTTCGCAACCTGTCAGAACAACGACAAAAACAACTGGAAGAATACCTTGATTTTCTTTTGCAAAAAGACCAAACAACTCCGGCAAATTGA
- a CDS encoding AIPR family protein, which yields MVTNHERLVNILQASKPVKDSLQLSGKAIVEDMEFSRVLVGRIAVTEIATLIERHGERLLERNIRRYLGLQGNRVNESIKQTLNSFDNRNFYFYNNGITLTCDNFSYNALQDSDYQVRVENLQIINGG from the coding sequence ATGGTTACGAATCATGAGCGGCTAGTTAATATCTTGCAAGCCTCTAAACCTGTCAAGGATTCTCTGCAACTGAGTGGGAAGGCGATCGTTGAAGATATGGAGTTTAGCCGAGTCTTGGTGGGCAGAATTGCCGTAACTGAAATCGCCACCCTAATTGAACGACATGGGGAACGGTTGTTAGAGCGTAATATCCGTCGTTACTTAGGGTTACAAGGCAACCGTGTTAATGAAAGCATTAAACAGACTTTAAATAGTTTTGATAACCGCAATTTTTACTTTTATAATAATGGCATTACCCTAACCTGTGATAACTTTTCTTATAATGCGTTGCAAGATAGCGATTATCAAGTTCGCGTGGAAAACTTACAAATTATCAATGGGGGTTAA
- a CDS encoding DUF2281 domain-containing protein, with protein MSPLLEKVLAEVTQLDRQEQLQLVSYLITQWQQQPNLFVDKKISRKNLFGCMQGKIKITEDFNAPLNDFAEYM; from the coding sequence ATGAGTCCCCTCCTAGAAAAAGTCTTAGCAGAAGTCACCCAACTCGATCGCCAAGAGCAGTTGCAACTCGTCTCCTACTTAATTACCCAGTGGCAACAACAGCCGAACCTATTTGTAGACAAAAAAATCAGCCGTAAAAATTTATTTGGTTGTATGCAGGGCAAAATCAAGATTACCGAAGACTTCAACGCACCCCTTAATGATTTTGCTGAGTATATGTGA